From Gemmatimonadota bacterium, one genomic window encodes:
- a CDS encoding 2-phospho-L-lactate transferase CofD family protein produces MSLENARAIVFDLDGTLFDLTPVVHAARQRVATFLFSNGFFATRAYALQRINTLERKHGPYYSSSPYYFAFFDIAKAVFKDKPDQVRRFLDKQNTDPEAEPVEALVAEMERVYNAEDVEDIRPYPDALHTLRELRQAGYKLFLVTLGRVRRQRNKIDRLGIAPYFDRIINEGPPAHAYWFSELRESHNLSPDQLIVVGDRTQDEIRAGNRHGLTTIWLRRGRFSRETPAIGDRPDYEIKYLAQLSTLLHLSRIGKTPDRFRIAVIGGGTGLPTVLRGLRPYTRHPTAVVAVTDSGASSGRIRWNLGVQPPGDIRNALTALADPEQISQGLFNVFQHRFPNSEQESGIFKNDHIGNFLVAALTQQLGDFHAAIKTASDMLHVQGTVFPASTDNVDICAKLTNGEHRYTEWMVRKPDKSPLERAYLVTNDALLRELNRKNSALERVIDPETGQVEIRVRLGHKVSLEQNQIRAPREALQAIADADVVVIGPGSLYTSVITNLLVPDIQKALVKRAQSKTIYVCNIVTQPGQTDNFRASDHLKAILKHLPKNQRDGVIDHMLVQDLRIFQTPKSEDWHPLLKKYKKDGKILVECDTKTLDTLGPWTRADFLEEFHPDAIERGEGDFISHDPAKVADAICRIFCGLSVPDYWGLNE; encoded by the coding sequence GTTTTTTTGCCACCCGTGCCTACGCACTTCAGCGCATCAATACGCTCGAACGCAAACACGGTCCTTATTACTCATCCTCGCCCTATTACTTTGCCTTTTTCGATATCGCCAAAGCCGTCTTCAAAGACAAACCCGATCAGGTGCGTCGTTTTCTCGACAAACAAAATACCGACCCGGAAGCCGAGCCGGTCGAAGCCCTCGTAGCTGAAATGGAGCGCGTTTACAATGCCGAAGATGTAGAAGATATTCGCCCCTATCCCGATGCCTTACACACCCTTCGGGAATTGCGCCAGGCAGGCTACAAACTGTTTCTCGTCACGCTGGGTAGGGTGCGCCGCCAGCGCAACAAAATTGATCGCTTGGGCATTGCTCCTTATTTTGATCGCATCATCAACGAAGGTCCCCCCGCACATGCCTACTGGTTTTCAGAACTCAGGGAAAGCCACAACCTCTCTCCCGACCAACTCATCGTCGTCGGTGACCGCACCCAGGATGAAATCCGCGCGGGCAATCGTCATGGACTCACCACAATCTGGTTGCGGCGCGGAAGATTCTCCCGCGAAACACCCGCAATAGGTGACCGTCCTGACTACGAAATCAAATACCTCGCCCAACTATCTACATTATTGCACCTCTCCCGGATCGGGAAAACCCCAGACAGATTCAGAATTGCCGTTATCGGCGGCGGCACCGGCCTGCCCACTGTTTTGCGCGGGCTGCGTCCCTATACCCGTCATCCAACAGCCGTCGTTGCCGTAACCGATTCAGGTGCTTCCTCGGGGCGTATCCGCTGGAATTTGGGCGTCCAGCCTCCCGGCGACATTCGCAATGCCCTCACAGCACTCGCCGATCCCGAACAAATCTCTCAGGGACTTTTCAACGTCTTCCAACACCGATTTCCCAACAGCGAACAAGAATCTGGTATTTTTAAGAACGACCATATTGGCAATTTTCTCGTGGCTGCCCTCACCCAGCAACTCGGGGATTTCCATGCCGCCATAAAAACGGCCAGCGACATGCTGCACGTACAGGGCACCGTTTTCCCTGCCAGCACTGACAATGTCGATATTTGCGCCAAACTGACAAATGGCGAACATCGCTATACCGAGTGGATGGTCAGAAAACCCGACAAATCACCACTCGAGCGGGCGTATCTCGTCACCAACGACGCACTCTTACGCGAACTCAATCGCAAAAACAGCGCGCTTGAGCGCGTCATAGATCCCGAAACAGGACAGGTTGAGATCCGTGTGCGCCTGGGGCACAAAGTAAGCCTGGAACAAAATCAGATCAGAGCACCGCGCGAGGCCCTGCAGGCCATTGCAGACGCAGATGTCGTCGTCATTGGACCGGGTAGCCTGTACACAAGCGTCATCACCAATCTGCTCGTACCCGACATTCAAAAAGCACTGGTCAAACGCGCTCAGAGCAAAACCATCTATGTTTGCAACATCGTCACACAACCCGGGCAGACCGACAATTTTAGAGCCTCTGATCACCTCAAAGCCATCCTCAAACACCTTCCCAAAAATCAGCGCGATGGCGTTATCGATCACATGCTCGTACAGGACCTCCGCATATTCCAAACGCCCAAAAGCGAGGACTGGCACCCACTGCTTAAAAAATACAAAAAAGATGGCAAAATCCTGGTTGAATGCGATACGAAAACGCTCGACACACTCGGTCCCTGGACCCGCGCAGACTTCTTAGAAGAATTTCATCCCGATGCCATAGAGCGCGGCGAGGGCGATTTTATCAGCCACGACCCGGCCAAAGTCGCCGATGCGATCTGTCGCATTTTCTGCGGCTTGAGCGTGCCGGACTACTGGGGTCTGAACGAATGA
- a CDS encoding HAD hydrolase-like protein — MTAKIRGIIFDLDDTLFDCTGQLTQPARRRAAQILASAHPNLSIETCYQQQVSLSQTHGSSEAIRILGTQYNIPSNIAEQALNAYNPRNVEAITPFPDVPSTLATLVQRGYQLALVTSGNPDRQREKVRLLGLCNYFSEADNTLILLNDRKSNDKTPSLTQAAKALSLSHAHILCVGDKLTDEIATAKTLGMATARMRHGRQKNRKPQTPSEQPDIEIDHISQLLPLLS; from the coding sequence ATGACGGCAAAAATCAGAGGCATTATTTTTGACCTCGACGACACCCTCTTTGATTGCACGGGGCAACTCACCCAACCGGCTCGCCGCAGGGCCGCTCAAATCCTCGCGTCAGCACATCCTAACCTCTCAATTGAAACCTGTTATCAGCAACAGGTGTCGCTTTCCCAAACGCACGGCTCTTCAGAGGCCATTCGCATACTCGGTACACAGTACAATATCCCATCCAACATCGCAGAACAGGCGCTCAACGCGTACAATCCCCGCAACGTGGAAGCCATCACCCCATTCCCCGATGTACCCTCCACCCTTGCTACCCTTGTCCAACGAGGTTATCAACTCGCCCTTGTCACCTCTGGAAATCCCGACCGCCAGCGCGAAAAAGTTCGCCTTCTCGGCTTGTGCAATTATTTTAGCGAGGCCGATAATACACTCATCCTGCTCAACGACCGAAAAAGCAATGATAAAACACCATCCCTCACGCAAGCCGCAAAAGCACTATCTCTGTCCCATGCCCACATTCTATGCGTGGGTGACAAACTCACCGATGAAATCGCCACGGCAAAAACCCTGGGTATGGCCACTGCACGCATGCGCCATGGCCGACAAAAAAACAGAAAGCCCCAAACCCCATCAGAACAGCCCGATATCGAAATAGACCACATCTCTCAACTCCTCCCTCTCCTCTCCTAA
- a CDS encoding SAM-dependent chlorinase/fluorinase → MSRILTLTTDFGISDGYVAVMKGVVLTCVPDAQIVDITHQVSPQDVAAGAFAMYSACPFFPEGSVHVGVVDPGVGSDRRGIVVETEQFLYVGPDNGLFSPVYEREGVRRIVAIENAALMRPQVSSTFHGRDVFAQVGAHLLRGVSCEEVGPEIEDPVTCDLWGVEERDDALVGRVVCVDHFGNAISMITRSQIDEKYPDGDFEIIIGAIRFDRICQTYSEVEKGEALALYGSLDTLEIAVCEGSASRTLGIKRGDEICVCRR, encoded by the coding sequence ATGAGCCGAATATTAACACTTACAACGGACTTTGGCATTTCTGATGGCTATGTTGCTGTGATGAAGGGCGTGGTGCTCACCTGTGTGCCAGATGCTCAAATTGTAGATATAACACATCAGGTGTCCCCTCAGGATGTTGCTGCTGGCGCTTTTGCCATGTATTCCGCGTGCCCTTTTTTTCCAGAGGGCAGCGTGCATGTTGGGGTGGTTGATCCGGGGGTGGGGAGTGATCGCCGAGGGATTGTCGTTGAAACAGAGCAATTTCTGTATGTCGGACCGGATAATGGCCTGTTTTCTCCTGTCTATGAGCGAGAAGGGGTGCGGCGTATTGTGGCGATTGAAAATGCTGCATTGATGCGCCCGCAAGTGAGTTCGACGTTCCACGGTCGAGATGTATTTGCCCAGGTGGGGGCGCATTTACTCCGAGGGGTATCGTGTGAAGAGGTGGGACCGGAAATTGAGGATCCAGTTACATGTGATTTGTGGGGCGTTGAAGAACGTGACGATGCACTCGTTGGGCGGGTGGTGTGTGTTGACCATTTTGGCAATGCGATTTCAATGATTACGCGGTCGCAAATTGATGAAAAATATCCCGATGGAGATTTTGAGATTATCATTGGCGCGATCCGGTTTGATCGGATATGTCAGACATATAGCGAGGTCGAAAAGGGGGAAGCGCTGGCGCTTTACGGCAGTTTGGATACGCTGGAGATCGCGGTTTGCGAGGGCAGTGCAAGCAGGACGCTTGGTATAAAACGGGGGGATGAGATTTGCGTTTGCAGGCGTTAG
- the radC gene encoding DNA repair protein RadC has translation MSGFVKSRGGIAGVADVDMPREKLERLGPEGLRDDELLAILLRTGYEGRNVLEFSRAIFKRFSVKELVDMDLKKLTTIKGIGRAKAAGLVAGFELAKRGLNQGMGIEPTITSPADVLGLLTDIKDRRKEYFVALFLNARNQVICREDVSIGSLNASLVHPREVFAPAVGSSAASVILAHNHPSGDVTPSREDIELTRRMVQAGEIMGIEVLDHLIVGSERFLSMKEANVF, from the coding sequence ATGAGTGGCTTTGTAAAAAGTAGAGGAGGTATCGCGGGCGTGGCAGATGTGGATATGCCACGAGAAAAACTCGAGCGTTTGGGACCAGAGGGATTGCGCGATGATGAATTGCTGGCGATTTTGTTGCGAACGGGATACGAAGGCCGAAATGTGCTGGAATTTTCGCGTGCGATATTCAAGCGCTTTTCGGTTAAAGAACTCGTGGATATGGATCTGAAAAAGCTCACGACAATCAAGGGAATCGGGCGTGCAAAAGCCGCGGGTTTGGTCGCGGGATTTGAACTGGCAAAACGAGGACTCAATCAGGGAATGGGGATTGAGCCTACTATTACCAGTCCGGCCGATGTTTTGGGACTGCTCACAGATATCAAAGATCGGCGCAAGGAGTATTTTGTGGCGCTTTTTCTCAATGCGCGGAATCAGGTGATTTGCCGCGAAGATGTGTCAATTGGTTCTCTCAACGCCTCGCTTGTGCATCCGAGAGAAGTATTTGCGCCAGCCGTGGGGTCGTCTGCTGCGAGTGTGATTTTGGCGCACAATCATCCCAGCGGCGATGTGACACCGAGCCGAGAAGATATTGAACTCACGCGCCGCATGGTGCAGGCTGGTGAGATTATGGGGATTGAGGTGCTCGATCATCTGATCGTCGGTTCGGAGCGGTTTCTAAGTATGAAAGAGGCGAATGTCTTTTAG
- a CDS encoding dienelactone hydrolase family protein, with amino-acid sequence MNQPLQLKRYFWDAVVATMVCSLVTASETDAQPDGNEWVELYEPHVFNEMPYRLLKPIDFDADKRYPVIVSLHGGGGRGTDNRKQLRGWNRLLADEQRRKDYPSYVLAPQVSRLWNAEDLQKIKDLIATLPSVDMDRIYVLGHSMGGHGTHVFLQIDPHYFAAAAPSAGTGLPQTEEFIDASVIKDVPIWAFHGDRDKVCPFDRAQKLFEEIEKLGGNMKFTIWTGDGHGVAMKMITGADNGSTQLSSDRCDPEPVFMKWLFAQKRTL; translated from the coding sequence ATGAACCAACCCTTGCAGTTGAAGAGATATTTTTGGGACGCAGTTGTTGCGACCATGGTTTGTTCGCTGGTTACCGCATCAGAAACAGATGCACAACCCGATGGCAATGAATGGGTTGAGCTTTATGAGCCTCACGTTTTCAACGAGATGCCATATCGACTGTTGAAGCCCATAGATTTTGATGCGGACAAGCGCTACCCTGTTATTGTTTCATTGCATGGTGGCGGTGGCCGGGGGACAGATAATCGAAAACAATTGCGTGGCTGGAATAGACTTCTTGCAGACGAGCAGAGGCGAAAAGATTATCCCTCTTATGTACTCGCTCCTCAAGTCAGTCGTTTGTGGAATGCAGAAGACCTCCAAAAGATCAAAGATCTCATTGCAACATTACCATCCGTTGATATGGATAGAATATACGTTCTGGGGCACTCCATGGGGGGGCACGGTACCCATGTCTTTTTACAAATTGATCCCCATTATTTCGCAGCGGCAGCACCTTCGGCTGGGACGGGTTTGCCTCAGACAGAAGAATTTATCGATGCGTCAGTGATTAAAGATGTTCCGATATGGGCTTTCCACGGGGATCGGGATAAGGTCTGTCCATTCGACCGCGCTCAAAAACTTTTTGAGGAGATAGAGAAATTAGGTGGGAATATGAAGTTTACTATCTGGACTGGTGATGGACATGGTGTTGCTATGAAAATGATTACCGGTGCCGACAATGGCAGCACCCAACTCAGCAGCGATCGCTGTGATCCCGAGCCGGTTTTTATGAAATGGCTTTTTGCACAGAAACGCACGCTGTGA